From the Chryseobacterium sp. G0201 genome, the window TCAGAAGGTAAAGCGTTGGCAGATGTTGCTGAAATAGGAACTACCGAGGAAAGAGGAACGGAGGTTTTCTTCCAGCCGGATGCTACGATTTTTCAGGAAACAGTTTACAACTATGATACTCTTGCAACGAGATTGAGAGAATTGGCTTTCCTTAATAAAGGAATCACCATAACTCTTATCGATGAAAGAGAACCAAACGAAGACGGATCTTTCCCAACAGAAATTTTTCATTCTGAAGGTGGATTAAAAGAGTTTGTTGAATATATCGATGGAAACCGTGAATCTATCATGGAGAACGTAATATTCATGGAAGCAGAAAGAGATGACATTCCTGTTGAGGTGGCGATGCGTTATAACACGTCATTCAGCGAAAATCTTCACTCTTATGTTAACAATATCAATACACATGAAGGTGGTACTCACTTGGCAGGTTTCAGACGTGCTTTGACGAGAACTTTGAAAAAATATGCTGATGATTTGGGAATTCCTGCTAAAGAAAAAGTAGAAATTACAGGGGATGACTTCCGTGAAGGATTAACAGCCGTGATTTCTGTAAAAGTTATGGAGCCTCAGTTTGAAGGACAGACTAAAACAAAATTAGGAAACTCTGAAGTTTCCGGAGCAGTTGATAAAATCGTTGGGGAGATGCTTTCCAATTTCTTGGAAGAAAATCCTAACGAAGCAAAAATCATCGTTCAGAAAGTTGTTTTAGCGGCAAAAGCTAGACAGGCAGCGAAAAAAGCTCGTGAAATGGTTCAGAGAAAATCTCCAATGGGAGGTTCTGGACTTCCGGGAAAATTATCTGACTGTTCATCTAAAGATCCCGCAGAATCTGAACTATTCCTAGTGGAGGGAGATTCAGCAGGTGGAACTGCGAAACAAGGTAGAGACAGACATTTCCAGGCTATTCTTCCGTTAAGAGGTAAGATCTTGAACGTAGAAAAATCTATGCTTCATAAAGTATATGATAACGAAGAAATCAAGAATATTTACACTGCTCTTGGAGTTTCTGTAGGAACTGAAGAAGACAGTAAAGCCTTGAATATGGCTAAATTAAGATACCATAAAGTTGTGATCATGACCGATGCCGATATTGATGGATCTCACATTTCTACGTTGATTCTTACATTCTTCTTTAGATTTATGAAAGAATTGATTGAGAACGGATATATCTATATTGCTCAACCTCCTTTATATCTATTAAAAAAAGGAAACAAAAAAGTATATGCTTATAACGAAAAAGAACGTGAAGAATTTACTTTAGAAATGTCTCCGGACGGTAAAGGTGTTGAGGTTCAACGTTACAAAGGTCTTGGAGAGATGAATCCTGAACAACTTTGGGAAACAACCCTAAACCCTGAACACAGAATCTTGAAACAGGTTACGATTGATAATGCTGTTGAAGCAGACAGTGTTTTCTCAATGTTGATGGGAGATGAAGTTCCGCCAAGAAGAGAATTTATCGAGAAAAATGCAAAATATGCTAAGATTGATGTATAATTGATCTTGATTTAAATAAATTTTAAAGACTTCAGAAATGAAGTCTTTTTTTATGCATTTTAAATATTTTAATATCGATTTATATCTATTAAAAATTATTTCTTCATAGTATGAAAAAAGTTATATTTGTAGCTGAAAAATACAAATATTACAAACATGAAAAAAATTATTATGCTCGCCTCTTTAGCGGGTTTATTTACGGGTATGAATGCTCAGGTAGGTATTAATACTCCAAACCCAAAAGCATCATTAGATGTTATAGGCAAACCGACTAATCCTTCAAGTTTAGATGGTATTATCCCTCCAAGAATAACAGGAGATCAGTTGAGGGCTAAGACTTACACAGCTGCTCAGACAGGAGCACAGGTGTATGTAACAGCACCAGATAGTGCCCCGGCAGGGCAAACTGTGAATGTGAAAAGTATAGGAAACTATTATTTTGACGGAACTGTATGGAAGTATACAGCGGGAACTGATAATAATTTACCTAATGGTACAGGAACTCTAATTATGATTAATGGAGTTGTGCAGGTAGCACAGGAGATGTCGATGAGATTGGCTAAAGACTGGACAATCCCTACTAGTTCTGACAATCCTGCAGGAGGTGTCAATCGAAATCCTATTGGTCAAATGACTGTTGAATTAATTGATAATTACAATACTTTTACAGGAACTGCAACTACAAATTCATTTAGGGTAAATGCTGATGGTACCTATTTAATTAGTATGAATTTCCCGATACAGGTACAAAGTAATGGCCCATTAAGCGGAAATTTATATTATGGGATATTTAATGTCACAGATAATACATGGAATTCTTTCGGTTTAGATACGGTAAAAGATTTGGGTAATGGGGAAGTGAAAAATTATAGCTATTTAGTAGCAATGGATTTACAAGCTTCTAAAACGTATTCGTTTTATGTAGGACAACAAACCAGTAACACATCTACATTATTAATGAGAGGTTTATCAACATTAAATGGTAATAATTCACTAACATTTTTCTCTGTAAAAAGATTAAAGTAAAACATCTTAAATATCAATTAAAAGGCTTTAGAAATGAGGTCTTTTTTTATTTTTAAAATTTATTTTTAACATTTATTAAGATTTTGTTACCTTTGCATAATTTTAATAACTATGATGAAAATACTTTATATTGGAGCCTTTTCTATAGCTTCCCTATACTACGCACAAAACTATCCTGCTTCTGCAATTCCTGAAAATTTAAAGAAAGATGCAAATGTTGTTATCCGAAAAGATTTTACAACAATTCAGATTAATAAAATTGATGATGTAAAATATCAGTATAACAGAGCTACAACTGTTCTGAGCAAAGACGGAGATGAAAAAGCTGTTGTCTATATTCCTTATGAAAAAGGTGATCAAATATCTGATGTTAAAGTAATTGTTTACGATGAATCAGGGAAGAAAATAAAATCATATTCAAAATCTGATTTTGGTGATTATGCGAATAATTCGCAAGGAGTGTTCTATTCTGATGACCGATTTTTAGGCTTAGTATATACTCCTGCTCAATATCCGTATACGATTGAATATTCTTATCAGATCTCTGATGAAAATACGATTTTCATTCCGGATTTTATGCCTTTTTCAACAACCAATACATCTGTTGAAGAAAAGCAGTTTAAGATCATTAATAAATCGGGGATCGATCTCAGAACAAAAATTTATCCTTCAAAATATAATTACGCGTCAGTAATTGAAAATAATAACGGAACAGAAAAAGTGTATACTTATAAAAATGTTCCTGCAATTGATGAGATTAATTTACTGCCTCAGCCAGAAAAAATATTACCAAAAGTAAGTTTTTCATTGGCGAAATTTAATCTTGAAGGTAAACAGGGAAATCTTACAACCTGGTCGGACTTCGGTTCGTGGTACTACAATAGTATCCTGCAACCGGTTTCTGTGTCTACACCAACCATTAAAGCTGAGATTGCAGGCCTTAATTTGCAAGGTTCTACAGAAGAAAAGGTGAAGAAAATATATCAATATATGCAGACGAAGACCAGGTATATTGCGGTAGCTTTAGGTATCGGAGGCTGGCAGCCAATGACTCCTGATGAGGTTGATAAAAAAGGATATGGAGACTGTAAAGGTCTTACCAACTATATGAGAACTCTTTTAAATGAGGCGGGTATCCCGTCTTATTATTCGGTAATTAATTCAAGTCGTTCTGATATTTCTTTCGATCCTGATTTTCCAAAAATGGGAGGAAACCATGCTATTTTAATGGTTCCTACAGAAAAAGGAAATATTTGGCTTGAAAATACCTCTCAACAGATAGCTTTCAATCATTTAAGTTATAATACAACAGATAGAAATGTGCTTTCAATCAAAAAGGATGGGATTGAGCTTATCAATACTCCTGTTTCTTCAGCAGACAAGAATAAAGAAAAGCAGATTTTAAAAGTTAAAATTAATGAAGATAACAGCTTAACGGGCGTAGGTGAATTTACTTATACAGGAAGTCAGTATGATTATAACATGGGATTTGCTAGTTTATCCCCAAAAGAAAAGAATGAAGCGATAAAAAAACGATTGGATGTTTTGAATTGCGAAAAAGTAGAAATGAAAAACTTCGTTAACGATCGTGATAATGCTTTTGCAGCCTATAATGTTGATTTTAAATCAAATAATTATTCTAAAAATGCAGGAAGTAGCATAATATTCAGAGCTGTGCCGATATTTTCAAATAATATTTATAAAACAGAAGAAAACAGGGAATTGCCTTTTGAAATCGGACAGTCTTTTGAAGATGAATATGAAATTAATTTTACCATTCCGAACAGTTTCAAAATAGACGAAGTTCCTAATGATGTAAACCTTACTTCTGAATTCGGAACTTACAAATTAAGCTTTGTAAAAAATGGAACTGAGCTGAAAGTAAGTAGAAAAATCCGTGTTAATAAAGGAATTTTCCCAAAAGAAAAATACAATGATTATATCAATTTCAGAAAAAAAACTATAGGTAACGATAACTCAAAAATTTTAATTACTAAGATCTAAACATGAGAAAAATATTATTAATCGCCTTTTGCTCAATGAATTTTGTTTTTATTGATGCACAAAAACACGAATATCTAGATCCTCCAAAATTTAATGATGCAGATCTATCAAAGCAAAAATCAGCATTAGATGAAAATGCTCCTGCTGAAATTATATATAGATCTGTACATTTTATGATCGATAATGCTACAGGACAGCTTAATAAAAAATATTTTTATAGAATTAAAATTTATAATAAAGATAAAGCCGAGGATTGGTTGAATCTCGAAATCCCACTCTATCAAAATTCGATTGGAGAGGAAAAATTAAATAAAATAAAAGCTTTTACGTATAATCTTGAAAACGGATCGGTAGTTACAACTAAGGTTGAAAAAAACTCAAAATTTAAAAGCAAAGAAAGTAAGTCTGTTTCAATTGCTAAATTTGCATTTCCGAATGTTAAAGACGGATCTATTATAGAATATCAATACGAAATAGCTTCTCCTTTTTTATATAGAATACAGGAAATCTTAATAGAAACAGACGCACCATCATTATATACGGAATATGTATTAGATACTCCGATTAATATTTCATATAATATCAATTATACAGGGTCTTTGTCTCCCAAATATAAAGAAGTTGAAGAAACAAATTTATATGGTGCGCAGTATAAGACATATAGATTTGCATATGATAATCTTAAGCCTTTTAAGACAGAGAAATTTATTAAAAATGACAGAAATTACAGGACTAAAATAAGTGCAGAAATTCATTCTACAAATAATTATGGCCAATTAACAATGTATTCGTCATCTTGGGAGCAAATAAAAGATAGACTTTATGAAAATGAATATTTCGGTGGGGAACTTAAAAAAGGAAAGCTGGCAAAAGAAAGCATTCCTTCAAGTATTTCAAGTATAAAAAATGATATAGAAAGAGCGAATGCAATTTTTGAATATGTAAAAAAAACATATACCTGGAATAAAAATAGGGATATTTATACTGATGATGGAATTAAAAAATTAATAGATACAAAGACGGGAAATGCAGCTGAAATAAATCTTTTATTAGTTTTAATGCTTCGTGAGTCTGGAATTAAGGCAGAACCTGTTGTTATTTCTACAATTGATAATGGATTAATTAATATCATAGCTCCTAATGTTACAAATTTAAATTTTGTAATTGCCGCTATTGAAACTAAAGATGGTTATCATTTATATGATGCCACTTCCAAGCAATCATCAATGGATCAATTACCTCCAAGAGACTGGAATAGTTTTGGAATCTTATTATCAAAAAGCGAGGTAAAACACATACAGATGGTAAATGCAAAACCAAGTTTTACTTACCTTACGGCCAATGCAAAGATTAATGAAGACGGAAGTATTTCAGGAACTTATTCCGACAAAGATACCGGAAGTTATGCGATGTTCGCAAAGGAAAGTTATGATGATAATAATGACAAATACAAGAAGCAATACAAAGAAAATTTTGCCATAGATTTTACAGGAATCGATTCTAAAGTTCTTGAAAGTGGCGATTTTGAAAGTACAATGAAATTCTCTTCTGATAATCTTATTGACCGAGTTGGGAAGAAGATGATTATTAATCCGATGTTGTTTTTAAACAAAAATTCAAATGAATTTGATCAGACGGAAGAAAGAAAATACACAATCGATTTTATTTCCCCTTATACAAGAGTGAAAAAAGTTGTATTA encodes:
- the gyrB gene encoding DNA topoisomerase (ATP-hydrolyzing) subunit B, with amino-acid sequence MSQKQYTASSIQALEGMEHVRLRPSMYIGDVGVRGLHHLVYEVVDNSIDEALAGYCDTIKVTIHDGESISVKDNGRGIPVDFHEKEQKSALEVVMTKIGAGGKFDKDSYKVSGGLHGVGVSCVNALSTLLVATVSLNGKLYQQKYSEGKALADVAEIGTTEERGTEVFFQPDATIFQETVYNYDTLATRLRELAFLNKGITITLIDEREPNEDGSFPTEIFHSEGGLKEFVEYIDGNRESIMENVIFMEAERDDIPVEVAMRYNTSFSENLHSYVNNINTHEGGTHLAGFRRALTRTLKKYADDLGIPAKEKVEITGDDFREGLTAVISVKVMEPQFEGQTKTKLGNSEVSGAVDKIVGEMLSNFLEENPNEAKIIVQKVVLAAKARQAAKKAREMVQRKSPMGGSGLPGKLSDCSSKDPAESELFLVEGDSAGGTAKQGRDRHFQAILPLRGKILNVEKSMLHKVYDNEEIKNIYTALGVSVGTEEDSKALNMAKLRYHKVVIMTDADIDGSHISTLILTFFFRFMKELIENGYIYIAQPPLYLLKKGNKKVYAYNEKEREEFTLEMSPDGKGVEVQRYKGLGEMNPEQLWETTLNPEHRILKQVTIDNAVEADSVFSMLMGDEVPPRREFIEKNAKYAKIDV
- a CDS encoding DUF3857 domain-containing protein, whose translation is MMKILYIGAFSIASLYYAQNYPASAIPENLKKDANVVIRKDFTTIQINKIDDVKYQYNRATTVLSKDGDEKAVVYIPYEKGDQISDVKVIVYDESGKKIKSYSKSDFGDYANNSQGVFYSDDRFLGLVYTPAQYPYTIEYSYQISDENTIFIPDFMPFSTTNTSVEEKQFKIINKSGIDLRTKIYPSKYNYASVIENNNGTEKVYTYKNVPAIDEINLLPQPEKILPKVSFSLAKFNLEGKQGNLTTWSDFGSWYYNSILQPVSVSTPTIKAEIAGLNLQGSTEEKVKKIYQYMQTKTRYIAVALGIGGWQPMTPDEVDKKGYGDCKGLTNYMRTLLNEAGIPSYYSVINSSRSDISFDPDFPKMGGNHAILMVPTEKGNIWLENTSQQIAFNHLSYNTTDRNVLSIKKDGIELINTPVSSADKNKEKQILKVKINEDNSLTGVGEFTYTGSQYDYNMGFASLSPKEKNEAIKKRLDVLNCEKVEMKNFVNDRDNAFAAYNVDFKSNNYSKNAGSSIIFRAVPIFSNNIYKTEENRELPFEIGQSFEDEYEINFTIPNSFKIDEVPNDVNLTSEFGTYKLSFVKNGTELKVSRKIRVNKGIFPKEKYNDYINFRKKTIGNDNSKILITKI
- a CDS encoding DUF3857 domain-containing protein, with amino-acid sequence MRKILLIAFCSMNFVFIDAQKHEYLDPPKFNDADLSKQKSALDENAPAEIIYRSVHFMIDNATGQLNKKYFYRIKIYNKDKAEDWLNLEIPLYQNSIGEEKLNKIKAFTYNLENGSVVTTKVEKNSKFKSKESKSVSIAKFAFPNVKDGSIIEYQYEIASPFLYRIQEILIETDAPSLYTEYVLDTPINISYNINYTGSLSPKYKEVEETNLYGAQYKTYRFAYDNLKPFKTEKFIKNDRNYRTKISAEIHSTNNYGQLTMYSSSWEQIKDRLYENEYFGGELKKGKLAKESIPSSISSIKNDIERANAIFEYVKKTYTWNKNRDIYTDDGIKKLIDTKTGNAAEINLLLVLMLRESGIKAEPVVISTIDNGLINIIAPNVTNLNFVIAAIETKDGYHLYDATSKQSSMDQLPPRDWNSFGILLSKSEVKHIQMVNAKPSFTYLTANAKINEDGSISGTYSDKDTGSYAMFAKESYDDNNDKYKKQYKENFAIDFTGIDSKVLESGDFESTMKFSSDNLIDRVGKKMIINPMLFLNKNSNEFDQTEERKYTIDFISPYTRVKKVVLEIPEGYTIEELPKSKKIVTDDKEIAYSYVIEQKGNTLEIISTTSVGSADYPKEYYPAFKQIWGVASKSENQVISLIKK